From one Eisenibacter elegans DSM 3317 genomic stretch:
- the mdh gene encoding malate dehydrogenase: MKITVVGAGNVGATCADVLAYREVANEVILLDIKEGVAEGKALDIWQKAPIDLYDTRTVGVTNDYSRTANSDVVVITSGLPRKPGMSRDDLISTNANIVTSVTENVIAHSPNAIIIVVSNPLDVMTYAAHVTSKLPRTKVMGMAGILDTARYRAFLAEALNVSPKDIQAVLMGGHGDTMVPLPRYTTVGGIPVTELIDAARLDAIVERTKTGGGELVKLMGTSAWYAPGSAAAQMVEAIVKDQRRVFPVCISLEGEYGINNCYLGVPVILGKNGIEQIIELQLNDNEKELLEVSRQRVSEVMAVFDNLKK, from the coding sequence ATGAAAATAACCGTAGTAGGTGCCGGCAACGTAGGTGCAACCTGTGCCGATGTATTGGCTTACCGCGAAGTAGCCAACGAAGTCATTCTCCTCGATATCAAAGAAGGTGTTGCTGAAGGCAAGGCTTTGGATATTTGGCAAAAAGCCCCCATCGACTTGTACGATACCCGCACCGTAGGCGTAACCAACGACTATAGCCGCACAGCCAACTCTGACGTAGTTGTCATCACTTCTGGCCTACCCCGCAAGCCCGGCATGAGCCGCGATGACCTCATCAGCACCAATGCCAACATTGTTACTTCGGTAACCGAAAATGTGATTGCACACTCTCCCAACGCCATCATCATTGTGGTATCGAACCCCCTCGATGTAATGACCTATGCCGCTCACGTTACCTCTAAGCTGCCCCGCACCAAGGTAATGGGGATGGCCGGTATCTTGGACACAGCGCGCTACCGTGCATTTTTGGCAGAGGCACTCAACGTATCTCCCAAAGACATCCAAGCGGTATTGATGGGTGGCCACGGCGACACCATGGTTCCCCTACCACGCTACACCACTGTAGGCGGTATCCCCGTGACGGAGCTGATCGATGCTGCCCGCCTCGACGCTATCGTAGAGCGCACCAAAACCGGTGGTGGCGAACTCGTGAAACTGATGGGTACTTCGGCTTGGTATGCGCCAGGTTCTGCTGCTGCACAAATGGTAGAGGCCATCGTCAAAGACCAGCGCCGCGTGTTCCCGGTATGTATCAGTCTCGAAGGTGAATACGGTATCAACAACTGCTACCTCGGTGTGCCGGTAATCCTAGGTAAAAATGGTATCGAGCAAATCATCGAGCTCCAACTCAATGACAACGAGAAAGAACTGCTAGAAGTATCGCGCCAACGCGTAAGCGAAGTAATGGCCGTTTTTGATAACCTCAAAAAATAA